The genomic interval AGGGCTTGGGTTTGTAGGGCTTCCGAGTCGAAGGAGCACTGCTGGAATATCCCAGGCGTTTAAATACGCGGTACAGGGAACCGGGATGGCGATCGTAGCCGTGTTCCATTCGGAGCTTGCCATAGAGCTCGCAGAGGGAGATGTTCGGATTCCTGCGGTGAAGGTTGCGAATCCAGGACAGCTCCTCCTCCGTATGAGCTTTGGGATGCGGCGTGATCGGCCTGTGAGACTTGTTTTGAAGAGATTCTTGAGTGCCGTCGAAGACCTTGATCCAGCGAAACAGAGAAGCCCTGGAAACGTGGTAACGCCTGCAGACAAAGCTGACATCTTTTGTGGAGCGGTAGAGTTGACAGGCATGATATTTAGTGTGGAGTTCGTGTGGAAGATATCGCCGGGTTTGTGTTATAGTATTCATGGCGGTTGGGCCCTCCTTAGGATGCTTGGTTGTGGTGACTTACATTCTAAAGGAACCAACCGCTTTTGTATATCTGCTTCAGTCTCACTTCTTTTGTAACACTACACCGTTTTCGCGGAGACGAAAGAAATCCGCTTGCGCGGCATGGTCAAGTAATGTATAATCACTAAATGCAGTTCCCTGCCCCATGAGGGGCCGACAGTCCAGAGGGAGGAGGTGTTGCGCGTGGTACGTTCATACGAAATGATGGTGATCATCGATCCTACCGTCGAGGACCACAGCGTGGAAGTCAAGGCTATCGAGGAGCTCGTCGTCAAACTTGGCGGCGAGGTCGCGAAGACCGATGTTTGGGGTAAGCGCCGTCTTGCTTACGAGATCAAGAAGCTGACCGAAGGCATTTACGTCGTCATCGAGTTCAAGATCGAGCCCGATCAGCTCAAGGAGCTTGGCCGCGTTCTCAGCTTGCGTCCGCTCGTCGTTCGTCATCTCAACGTCGCGGCGGACGGAAAGTAGGCAGGTGTCGTCCGATGCGAGGGTATAACAGAGCTATCATCATGGGCAACGTGGCTCGTGATCCGGAGATCCGCTACACCGCCACGCAGCGTGCCGTGGCGTCGTTTTCCGTGGCCGTTAACCGCAGCTGGAAAGACCAGAACGGCGAAATGCGCGAGGAGGTCTGCTTTATCCCCGTGGTCGTCTGGGGCAAGGGCGCCGAAGTCTGCGAACGCTACCTGAAAAAGGGCGGCGGCATTCTGGTGGAGGGACGCATCAACGTGCGTTCCTACGAGGCGAAGACGGGCGAGAAACGCTACGTCACCGAGATTGTGGCCGACAACTTCCAGTTCGTGGGTGGACGCCGCGATGAGGGCGGATCGGCGCCTTACGGCGGGCAGGACGGCGGCAGCGGTTCCTACCAGAGCCAGGGCGGCGGTTCCTACCAATCCGCCCGCGGCGGCGCGCCGAAAAGCTACCGTGATTCCCAGCCGCCGCAAAACGAGGGCGGCTTCGGCGCCAACGACAGTTTCCCCATGGATATCTCCGAGCTCGATTCGGGCGCGCCCAACATCGCGGCGCCCGAGGACGAAGCCGACATTCCCTTTTAAAGGCCGCGCTTCGCGCGCCGCGGGCGCTGCGAAGCATTGAACAGGGGCGCACCCTGGTTTTGTTTTTCGTAAAGGAGGTTATTCCGATGCCTTTTTCCGGTCCGATGAGAAAGAGAGGCGGCGGCAAGCGCCGTCCGAAGGTTTGCTTTTTCTGCGTTGACAAGCTCGACGAGGTGGATTACAAAGATGTGGAGCGCCTGAAGAAGTATGTCAGCGAGCGCGGCAAGATCATTCCCCGCCGCGTCACGGGCAACTGCGCCAAGCATCAGCGTCAGCTGACGATCGCCGTGAAGCGCGCTCGTTTCATGGCTCTTCTGCCCTATACCGCCGAGTAACCGTACACACGCACAGAGAGAGGATGCTTGTCTTCCTCTCTCTTTTTTTACACCATCTGTTGAAATTTGCGGCTGCCCCGTTCAGCCTGCAATCATAAAAGGGGGAAAATGGACATGACACAGGCGCGCAGCCTGGTAGAGTCGGCGCTCCTCACGGGGCTGTCGGTCATTCTGTACGTTGGAGCGGACATTCCCGTGCTGGGCCTGCTCTTGGTTTTGCTCAGCCCGGTCCCCCTGGTGATCCTGGAAATACGTCACGACCTGCGGCTCGGCTTTGCGTCGCTGATCGTCGGCTTCGTTCTCGTGCTGCTTTGGGGCGGTCCGATCGCCGCGCTGTCCTATGCTCTCGGCTTTGCCCTGCTGGGGCTGAGCATGGGGCGCATCATCGAGCTGAAGCGGTCCGCCGTCGAGATCCTGGGGTGGAGCTCGCTCGTCTCGCTGGGCTGCAAGCTGATCATGGCCGTTCTGCTCTTTTACGTCACCGGGCTCAACCCGATGAATCTCGACATGAGCGGCGCCCAGAAGATAATGGACATGATGCTGAAGCTGCCCATTGGCGCCGAACAGTCGGCCGCCGTCAAAGCGCAGCTCGAGGCGACCATGAAGATCATGCCGCTGATCGTCCCCGCCGTTTTCATTATCGTGGCCGTGATCGACAGCGCCGCCTGCTACTGGATCGCCGGGCGCGTGCTGAGGCGTCTCGACCGCGTCGAGCTGCCCAAGCTGCCGCCTTTTGACCGCTGGCGCTTCCCTTCAAGCCTGATGTGGGCTTTCTTCGTCGGGCTGCTGTGCACGTGGGCGGGCGCGAACTATCCGGCGCAGGCCGGATTTCTCATTCGCGTCGGGCTCAATCTCGAGCTGCTCGTGCGCACGCTGTTTCTGATCCAAGGGATGTCGCTGGCGGCGTGGTTCATGGACGGGCGCGGCCTGCCCCGCTTCGTCCGCAACGTCATACTCGTGATGATTACGATTATCCCGTTCTTGTCGCCGCTCGCGACCTTCGCGGGAATCATCGATATGTGCTGGAATTTAAGATATCGTTTTGGAGGCGATCGTTCATGAAAGTCATTCTCAAGGAAGATGTGCGCAAGCTCGGCAAAAAGAACGCCGTCGTCGAAGTTTCCGACGGCTACGCCCGCAATTTTCTGTTTCCGCGCGGGCTTGCCGTGGAGGGCACCGCGCAGAACGTCAACATCCTCAGAGACAAGACCGCCGCGGCCGAGCGCCGCGACTTGAAGCTTACCGCCGAAGCCGAAGCCGTGAAGGCGAAGATCGCCGGCAAGGTCATCAAGATGAGCGTCGGCGCCGGCGAAGGCGGACGGCTGTTCGGCAGCGTCACCGCCGCCCAGGTGGCCGAAGCTTTGGAAGCTCAGTACGGCGTGAAACTCGACAAGAAAAACGTCAAGATCGACGGCGCCGTCAAGGCGCTGGGAGCTTATCCGCTGACGCTGAAGCTCTACGCCGGCGTCGAGTGCGCCATGACGCTGTCCGTGGAAGGACAGCAGTAAGGCCGTGCCTGACGAGATCTTCGACCGCCTGCCGCCGAGCAATCTCGACGCCGAACGGGCGGTCCTCGGCGCCTGCCTGCTCGACCGCGAAGCGCTGGTCGACGTCACCGAGTTTCTGTCGCCCGACGATTTTTACGACCTGAACTACCGCGACGTCTTCAACGTGATCATGGACATGGTCAAGAGCAGCCGCCCCGTGGACATGCTCACGCTCAGCGCCGAGCTGCAGAACCGCGGCCTGCTCGAGAAGCTGGGGGGGCAGGCGTTCCTCGCCGCCGTCATCGACAGCGTGCCCACGGCGGCCAACGCCGCCTATCACGCCCGCATCGTGCGCGACAAGGCCATCCACCGCCGCCTGATCAGCGCCGGCAACGCCATCGTGCGCATGGGCTACGACGAGAGCAAGGACCTGAGCGAACTGCTGGAGGACGCCGAGCGCTTCGTCTTCGAAGTGTCGCGCCAGCGCAACGAGGCCAACTTCAAAAGTCTGCGCGACGTCATGCCCTCCACCTTCAACAAGATCGAAGAAGCCTTCAACCGCGAGGACACCGGCATCACCGGCATCACCAGCGGCTTCATCGGCATCGACCGGCTCACCAGCGGCCTGCAGCGCGGCGCGCTGAACATCATCGCCGCCCGTCCCTCGATGGGAAAGACCGCCCTGGCCATGAACATCGCGCGCAACGTCGCCGTCAAAGCGCAGCTGCCCGTGCTCGTCTTCAGCCTGGAAATGGGGGCCGAGCAGCTGGCCCTGCGCCTGCTGGGCGCCGAAGCGCGCATGAACCTTCAGGAACTGGTCAACGGCTCGTTCGCGCGCGGCGACTGGAAGGCCCTTCAGGACGCCGCCTCGATCCTCATCGAAGCGCCGTTGTACATCGACGACAGCTCCATCCTCTCCACGATCGAGTTGAAAGCCCGCGCCCGCCGCTTCAAGGCCAAACACGGCGAACTGGGCTTGATCGTCGTCGATTACCTGCAGCTGATGAACGCCAGCCGCACCATGGACAGCAAACAGAACGAAGTGGCCGAGATCTCCCGCGGGCTGAAAGCCATCGCCCGCGAGCTGGAAGTGCCCGTCATCGCCCTGTCGCAGCTGTCGCGCGCCGTCGAGAGCCGCAACGAAAAGACGCCGCAGCTCTCCGACCTGCGCGATTCCGGCGCCATCGAGCAGGACGCCGATCTCGTCGCCCTGCTGTACCGCGAGAGCTACTACGCCAAGGATCCGGAAGGCCGCAACGACAACTCGGCCTCGCTCGACATCGCCAAGAACCGCAACGGCCCCACCGACAAGGTGAAGCTCGTCTTCCTGCGCGAGTACACGCGCTTCGAAGACATGGCCTACGGCCGCTGAAATATTTTGCATGACGAAAAACGCCTTTTCCACCGCACGGATGTGGAAAAGGCGTTTTTGTCGTTCGTTCAGCGCGACGCGGCGGGCAGCAGCTCGCGCATCGCTTCGCCGAGGGCTTTGACGCCGGCATCCGTCTGCTCGGGCGTGGCGAAGGTGAAGCACATCCTGAAACTGTGCTCGCCGCCGCCGTTGGGGAAGAACGGCCCGCCGACGACGAAGGCCACTTTGCGCGCGATCGCCCTTTCGAACAGTTCGCGGCCGTCGATGCGCGGCGTCGTGATCCAGTAGAAGAAGCCGCCGTGCGGCGTGACCCACTCCGCTTCGCCCGGCGGCAGATATTTGCGCAGCGCCGCTTCCATGAGGTCGCGCTTGCGGCGGTAGTTGTCGACGATCTTGGGCAGATTGGCGTCGAGCGCGCCCGACGCGCAGTATTTGTAGACCAGCGCCTGCGACACGCCGCTGGTGCTGGTGTCCGCCCCCTGCTTGAAGACCGCCAGCGTGCGGATCAGCTCGGCGGGGCCGACGCACCAGCCCACGCGCGTGCCCGGCGCGAGAATCTTGGAGAACGAGCCGGCGTACAGCACGCAGCCCTCGCCGTCGAGCGAGCAGAGCGTCGGCAAGTCTTCGCCCTCGAAGCGCACGCTGCCGTACGGGTCGTCCTCCATGATGATCAGGCCGTAGCGGTGGGCGATCTCCACGAGTTTTTGACGGCGCCCGAGCGAGAGCGTGACACCTGAGGGATTATGGAAGTTGGGGATCGTGTAAACGAAACGCACCTTGTGGCCGTCGGCGAGAGCCCGGTCCAGCTTTTCCGGGAGCAGATCGACCATCATGCCGTCGCCGTCGCAGGGGACGGTGATGAACTTCGCCCCTTGATTGTACATGTTCAGCGAGTTGCCGAGAAACGTCGGCTCCTCGGTGACGACGTAATCGCCGCGGTCGACGGTGGCGCGGATCAACAGGTCGCAGACCTGCGAGCTGCCCGAAGTGACGAGGATCTCGTCGCGCGAAACGGCGCGCCCGAGACGGGGCGCCATCCGGGCGCGGAGAAAGTCCAGCAGCGGCGGATAGCCTTCGGTGGTACCGTACTGGAGGACGTCGCGCCCTTGCTCGCGCAGGACCGACGCGCCGGCGTAAAATTCCTCCACGGGGAACACTTCCGGCGCGGGCATGCCGCCCGCGAAACTGATCATGCCGGGCTGACGGAGCAGATGAAACATGTCGCGGATCGGCGAGGGACGAATGCCGAGCGCGGCGGCGCTGAACTGCTTCTTGACGTCGAACGTCACGGGAAAAACCTCCCTGAATCGCAAGAATTCTCGTACCGACACCGATTATAGCGCTTTCCGATAAAATCCACCATGAAAAGACGCGGGAAAAAACAAATGTGAAAAAGCGCGATCCCCGATGAAGCGGTATTCATCGGGGATCGACGTGCATAGTTCCACGTGGAACAGTTCTCTTTGTTTTTTTCGCGGCGCTATTCGCCCCAGAACGTGTCGATCACGTCGGCCGGCGGCGGGGGAGTGAGCAGACTGACGGCGACGAACGCGGAAAGCCCGATGATCAGACTGGGAACGATCACGTTCATGCCGTAAAAATTCTTCAGCCACGCGCCCATGACGAAGTAGCAGCCGACGCCGCAGACGGCGGAGGCGAGCGCGCCGGCGGCGTTGGCGCGCCGCCAGTAGAGCCCGAGCACGAGCGGCCAGAGGAAGGCCGCTTCCATGCCGCCGAAGGCGAACAGGTTCAGCCACACGATCAGGCTGGGCGGCCGCACGGCGGCGAGGAACACGACCGCGCCGAGGACGGCCGTGCTGAAGAAGCTCAGCTTTTTGACGCGCCGTTCGTCGCCGGCGGCGGCCGGATCGACGTAGTTGATGTAAAGGTCTTTGACGATGGTCGAAGACATCTGGATCAGCTGCGAGTCGATGGTGGACATCACGCCCGCCAGCGGCCCCGCCAGGAACAGGCCCGCCACGGCCGGCGGCAGGACCTTTACGGCCAGCTGCGGCATGATCGAATCGGGCACCTCCAGCCCCGGCAGCACGGCGCTGCCGAGCGCGCCGCAGAGGTGCATGCCGAGCATGATGAAGCTGACGACGAACGTGCCGATGACGATAGCCCCGTGCATCGACCGCGAATCTTTGTAACCCATGCAGCGCACGACGGTGTGCGGCAGGCCAACCGTGCCGAAGCAGACCAGCACCCAGAAGGAAAGGATGAACGGCTTGGCGATGAAGTTATCCGGGCCGAACGGCGTGAGCAGCGCCGGATCGGCCGCGGCGATCTTGCCCATGACGGCCTTCATGCCGCCGCCGGAAACGGAAATGCCCCAGATCATGGCGATCGTGCCGAGGATCATGACCATGCCCTGCAGCGCGTCGGTGAGCGCCACGGCGCGGAAGCCGCCGACGGTCGTGTAGAGGATGACCGTGCCGGCGAAGATGACCAGCCCCCACAGATAGGGCAGGCCGGTGATCGTCTCGAACAGCCGCGCGCCGCCGATGAACTGCGCTGTCATCGCCGAGAGGAAGAACAAAATCAGGCTGACGGAAGCGACCACGACCAGCAGCGGGCTGCGGTAGCGCTCGCGCAGAAAGTCGTTGACCGTGATCGCGTCGATGCGGCGGGCGACGATGGCGAACTTTTTGCCGAGCACGCCCAGCGTCAGCCAGGCCGTGGGCACCTGAATCACCGCCAGCAGCACCCAGCCCAGCCCCGTCCTGTAGGCCACGCCGGGGCCGCCGATGAAACTCGACGCCGACGTGTAGGTGGCGACCAGTGTCATCGCCAGCACAAAGCCGCCCATGCTGCGGCTGCCGATAAAGTATTCGCTGAGGAAATTTTTGCTCCTGCCCATGCGCGCGCCGCTGTACAGCGCCAGCAGATAAACGCCGGCCAGATAGGCGAGCACGGGAGTCAGCAGCGGCCAGTTAATCATGGGCGGCGTCCTCCTTCTCGTGCGGGGCCAGCGAGACGTTTTTGAACAAAAACTTCACCATCAGCCACGCCAAAACGCAGAACAGCGCCGGGCCGGCGACGGAACTGTAAAAGAACCATTCCGGCAGCCCCAACACGAAGCGGTAGCGCGCGGGATCCCCCGACCCCAGCCCGTAGGCGAAAGCGTACCACCAGACGAAGAACGACAGCGCCAAGACTATGGAGCACAGGGCTTCGAAGTTGGCCTGGCGAAAGCGGCGGTCCATGTTTTTCATGGGCGAGAACCTCCTCCGTTTTTTCGGCCGCGCTGAAAGCACGTCGCGCCTTTCGCCGGTCCCGCGCCGGCGATATGCTGTGATCCCACAAGGCTCAGTGCCGCCGTCCCCGCGCGGGCGGCCCGCGAAACGCGCGGAGAACTTCCGGCCGCCGTTCACATGACGGCGGCGTCCTTTGCACAACGAAGAGACCGACAGGCTCCATTATACGACAAATCCATGAAGGCTCAAGCGAGATCTTGCCGCCGTCCGCGCGCCGTTCCGTCCGGCGGCGTCCGAGGCGCGAAAACGAGACGGGAAACGGCGGCGTCCCAGGCAGGAACGCCGCCGTCTTGAGCGATTGCTACTATTCCGAAATACCAAACAGCAAGAGCGCCCCGAAGGAAATACGCAAAGCGAGTTGCGCAGACCGCGCAGCGGTCGAGACAGTTCTGAGCGACGGGACCTTCGCGGGGCACCGAGCTTTCACAGTCGAGTCATTCTACTAAAGAACGAGTATTATTTTTCGGGCGCTGCGTTTTTGCGGCGTCTCCTTGTCCAGGCTGCTCCGGCGATTCCGCCGAGGGCGCTCGTAAAGATCCAGGCAAAGCCCTCCTGCCCAAGCGGGATGGCGGCCAGCATATTTTTGGCTTGGTCAGCAACTGTGCTCACATGCTGTAAGCCATAGAGGATCCCTATGAGGAAAGCTCCGACGACGGCTCCTCGGTAGACCCCGGGGGTGATTCCCCGATCAAACAAGTTCAGGAGGATCAGGACGATGGCCACAGGGTAAAGAGCGTACAGGACCGGTACGGACAAAGAGATGATGTGCCTCACCCCGTACACCGAAAGGACGGCGCTGGCGGTGACGATGATCCAGACCAGGCCCCTATAGGAGAGCCGTTTGTCCAGGAGCTTTTCGAAATATCCCGCCACCGCCGTGGTGAGACCGATCGCTGTGGTCAGACAGGCGAAGGTCATGGCGCTGGCCAAGGCGTATCTGCCGGTGTCGCCGGCGATAGCGTCCACGAGTCTGACCGTGATGGCGGTGTGCCCGTCCTTCGTATTGGCGAAGCTCTCTCCCCCCGAAGCTCCCAGGTAGACAAGCCCTCCGTAGACAAAGAGGAAGCCCAGCATGGAAACGAGAGCGACCTTGACGGCCATTGATAGTCCTTCCTTAGTATTGCCGTGACCGTGGCCCATGATGTCAGCCATGATGATGCTCGCAAAGGCCATTGAGGCAAGAGCGTCCATGGTCTGGTAGCCCTCGGTGAAACCGAGAGCAAAGGCGTTGTCGACCACAGGAGCGGCCGGTTTGCCGATAGGCACGAGAATTCCCTTGACGATGATGAAGCCCAGCATCAGAATTAAAAAAGGGGTGAAGTATGTCCCAATCTGGTCAAGCACCTGGGAAGGATTGAGAGAAAAATAGAGCGTGACGGCGAAGAAGATTAGGGAAACCGCGATCGCGCTCCAGGAAATGCCCAGAATACTCCCCGGGTCAAAGGCCCCCAAAAGGGGAAGGATTCCCACCTCGAAGGTCGTCGCTGCCGTCCGGGGAATGGCAAACAGCGGCCCGATACACAGAAGGATGGCAAAATTGAAAGCCTTTGCAAAAGGCAGACTGACCTTCCCTGCAAATTTGTCGATATTGCCCCCGGCTCTGAATGTGGCAAGCAGCCCGAGCAAAGGCATTCCGATTCCCGTGACTGCGAAGCCTAAGAGGCCTGTGGGCCACTTTGTGCCGGAGATAATTCCGATATAGGGAGGAAAAATAATGTTGCCCGCGCCGAGAAACATGGCAAACAAACCGAAACCCATCACGATAATTTCCTTGTTCTTCGAGTTCATATGATCTCACATCCTAGGGGCTTTCAATCTCCGAGTCTCCTGGGGCGAGGGGGAACGGGGAAGGAGTTCGAGAGGAAACGTCCGAGTTTCTCTACCGACTCTTGGTGGAAAACGACGAACGAGTTGCCTCGCTCTTCGAAGGCGTCCAGTCGCTCAGGACTGTCTCGACCGCTGCGCGGCCTGCGCAACTCGCTTTGTAGATCTTCCCTGGGGCTTGGAGAACATTCGTCGTTTTAGTAAAGAATCAGTATTGCGGCGCGATCTTTTTAAGAGATCTTATTTGATCGCGAGATATTTCTCGGGGATCGGCAGCTCGGTGTTGCCCAGGTAGCCTTGGCCGAACACGTACGTGTCCTGATAGACCAGCAGGTGATTCTTCTTTTCCAGCCCCGTCTGCGCGTCGCGGTAGTAAGATCCGTTCCACTTGGCGCCGGGCGTGTTGGCCGCGTAAACGGCGAACAGGTCGTCGGCCTTGAACTGGCGGCGGAAATTCTGGGCGCTGACGCCGGCTTCCGCGCATTTTTTGCCGTACTCGGCGAGCCCGACCACGGCCGTGAAGCCGGAGGAATAGGCCCAGGTGCCCATGCGCTTTGCGCCGCCGCGCCTGACGACCTCTTCTTCGATACGTTTGAGGATGGCGGGGAAATCACCGGCCACGCTGGAAAGATCCAGGCCCAGCGCGCCGGGATAGCCCATCAGCGGCGAAGGCACGTCGGCTTCGACGAAAATGCCGCCGAGCGCGGCGATCTGCTTGAGCAGCGGCTCGGTGTGAGCGTCGTTGGTGCAGAAGAACGCCGTCTTCTGGCCGTAACGGTCAAGCCACGTGGGCACGTGTTCGAGGATGAACTGCTGCGCGCCGGCTACGCCGACGTCGCTCATCGGGTCGGGCGCCGTCTCGGCATGGAAGGCGATGCCCATGTCCTCGCAGGCCGCCTTCATGATGTTGAAGCGGCGCAGCATCAGCTCGGAACTGAGGTGGCGCGGGAAGGAAATGTGCACGAAATCCGTGGCGCCCAGCTTCTTGGCGCCGTAGATGATCAGATAGCCGCGAGTGATCGAATCGACGTTGGTGGCGAGATCGGCGATGCTCTCGATGACGCCGGGATCCTCCTGCGGCTGACCGGCGAAGAGCAGAATGTCGGGACGCTTTTCGCGGATACGGCGGAACGCCTCGGTCGTGCCCGGGACGGCCGTCATGACCACGACCACCCTCATCAGCGGATCGTCAGCGAAGGCCGCGATCTGGCTGATGGTGGTCTCCATCTCGGCCATGAAGTTGTCCGGCATCGTCACGTGCTTGATGTAGCCGCCGTCGGCCACTTCGCCGTAGCGGCGGATCAGTTCCTCGGCGCCGCGCAGGTTGTCTTCCGCCTGCGAGACGGTCTCCGTGCAGACGCCGATGTGGAACGGCGCCGCCGCGAAAGCCGTACCGGCTGCGCACAGGAACGCCGTCGCCAAAAGCACCGTCAAAAATTTGCGCATGATGCATCCCTCCTGGAGTTGAAATATTCCATTCGGAGCTTCCTCCGCCGCACGGCGGGGGAATGCGGCCCCGACGGGAACTACCGGTTCGCCGGCGGAATTTTGAACGACGTGACCGTATTCGCGATGATGGTATCGAACGCTTTTTGTTCGCTTTGAGGGTAGGTGAACCGGAGCGCGTAGATCGTGTCGCCGCTGAGCTGCTGCCGCAAGTAGACGACCTTTCCTTCGTCGTCGAGCCATGACAGCACGAACCAGTTCTGTTTCCCGTTCAGACGCCGGTAAGCGATGACGCGCTCTCCGGCGGCGAAGTCGGCTGCCTCGGCGAGCGTCTGTTCGAGCGCGTTGTACTGCGCCCAGACGGCGATCTCTCCCTGCGGAGAGCGACTGATGAAAACGCGTCCGTCGCCGTTTTCGGCCTCCGGCTGCGGCGCGAATCCCTCCGGCACGTCGACGCCATAGCCGAAACGGCCGTTTTCGTAATGAAACGCGGAGGCCGACGCCGCGAAAATCCCGCCCGTCAGGATCCCTAAAAACATCGAAAAAAAGAGTTTTCTCACGAATAATCTCCTTTGCGCCGACGGTGACTCTTCACGAAAAATTCCAAGCGCCTTTTAAAAAAGGAGGGGAATTTCCCCTCCCAAACGATTGCGGAGAACTAAGCCTTGATCCCCTCGGCTTCGCTCTTCATCTCCTGGATTGCCGCGGCGACGCGGGCGATGCCTTCTTCGATGACCTCGGGCGAGCAGTAGGTGTAGTTCAAACGGGCGTTGTTGGTGCAGGCGCCGGGCTCGACGGCGAAGGCGGATCCTTGGATGAAGGCGACCTTCTTCTCGAGCGCGCGTTTCATCAGTTCGTCGGTGTTGACGCCGGGGACGTTGATCCAGTAGAAGAAGCCGCCCTGAGGCTTGACCCACGTGACGCCGAGAGGCGACAGATGGCGCTTCATGCTCTCTTCCATGGAATCGCGGCGTCTGCGGTAGTTGTCGATGATCTTGGGCAGATGTCTGACAAGATGTCCTTTCTGGCAGTACTCGGCGATCAGGGCCTGATCGACGGAACTGGAACAGAGATCGGTGCTCTGTTTGAAGACGCACATCTTGCGGACGATGGATGGGTCGCCGATGACCCAGCCCGTACGCGTGCCGGGGGCCAGAATCTTGGAGAACGAACCGGCATAGAGCACGTTGCCGACCTTGTCGAACGAGAAGATGGAGGGCAGGTGCTCGCCTTCATAGCGCACGTAGCCGTAAGGATCGTCCTCGAAAATGCCGATGTCGTACTCCTCGGCGATGGCCGCCAGCTTCTTGCGCTTTTCGACGCCCATAGTCATGCCGCCGGGGTTTTGGAAGTTGACGATGGTGTAAATGAACTTGACCTTTTTGCCCTCGGCGCGCAGCGACTCG from Pyramidobacter piscolens W5455 carries:
- a CDS encoding single-stranded DNA-binding protein, whose amino-acid sequence is MRGYNRAIIMGNVARDPEIRYTATQRAVASFSVAVNRSWKDQNGEMREEVCFIPVVVWGKGAEVCERYLKKGGGILVEGRINVRSYEAKTGEKRYVTEIVADNFQFVGGRRDEGGSAPYGGQDGGSGSYQSQGGGSYQSARGGAPKSYRDSQPPQNEGGFGANDSFPMDISELDSGAPNIAAPEDEADIPF
- the dnaB gene encoding replicative DNA helicase translates to MPDEIFDRLPPSNLDAERAVLGACLLDREALVDVTEFLSPDDFYDLNYRDVFNVIMDMVKSSRPVDMLTLSAELQNRGLLEKLGGQAFLAAVIDSVPTAANAAYHARIVRDKAIHRRLISAGNAIVRMGYDESKDLSELLEDAERFVFEVSRQRNEANFKSLRDVMPSTFNKIEEAFNREDTGITGITSGFIGIDRLTSGLQRGALNIIAARPSMGKTALAMNIARNVAVKAQLPVLVFSLEMGAEQLALRLLGAEARMNLQELVNGSFARGDWKALQDAASILIEAPLYIDDSSILSTIELKARARRFKAKHGELGLIVVDYLQLMNASRTMDSKQNEVAEISRGLKAIARELEVPVIALSQLSRAVESRNEKTPQLSDLRDSGAIEQDADLVALLYRESYYAKDPEGRNDNSASLDIAKNRNGPTDKVKLVFLREYTRFEDMAYGR
- a CDS encoding YybS family protein, which encodes MTQARSLVESALLTGLSVILYVGADIPVLGLLLVLLSPVPLVILEIRHDLRLGFASLIVGFVLVLLWGGPIAALSYALGFALLGLSMGRIIELKRSAVEILGWSSLVSLGCKLIMAVLLFYVTGLNPMNLDMSGAQKIMDMMLKLPIGAEQSAAVKAQLEATMKIMPLIVPAVFIIVAVIDSAACYWIAGRVLRRLDRVELPKLPPFDRWRFPSSLMWAFFVGLLCTWAGANYPAQAGFLIRVGLNLELLVRTLFLIQGMSLAAWFMDGRGLPRFVRNVILVMITIIPFLSPLATFAGIIDMCWNLRYRFGGDRS
- the panF gene encoding sodium/pantothenate symporter; amino-acid sequence: MINWPLLTPVLAYLAGVYLLALYSGARMGRSKNFLSEYFIGSRSMGGFVLAMTLVATYTSASSFIGGPGVAYRTGLGWVLLAVIQVPTAWLTLGVLGKKFAIVARRIDAITVNDFLRERYRSPLLVVVASVSLILFFLSAMTAQFIGGARLFETITGLPYLWGLVIFAGTVILYTTVGGFRAVALTDALQGMVMILGTIAMIWGISVSGGGMKAVMGKIAAADPALLTPFGPDNFIAKPFILSFWVLVCFGTVGLPHTVVRCMGYKDSRSMHGAIVIGTFVVSFIMLGMHLCGALGSAVLPGLEVPDSIMPQLAVKVLPPAVAGLFLAGPLAGVMSTIDSQLIQMSSTIVKDLYINYVDPAAAGDERRVKKLSFFSTAVLGAVVFLAAVRPPSLIVWLNLFAFGGMEAAFLWPLVLGLYWRRANAAGALASAVCGVGCYFVMGAWLKNFYGMNVIVPSLIIGLSAFVAVSLLTPPPPADVIDTFWGE
- the rpsR gene encoding 30S ribosomal protein S18, which codes for MPFSGPMRKRGGGKRRPKVCFFCVDKLDEVDYKDVERLKKYVSERGKIIPRRVTGNCAKHQRQLTIAVKRARFMALLPYTAE
- the rplI gene encoding 50S ribosomal protein L9, with amino-acid sequence MKVILKEDVRKLGKKNAVVEVSDGYARNFLFPRGLAVEGTAQNVNILRDKTAAAERRDLKLTAEAEAVKAKIAGKVIKMSVGAGEGGRLFGSVTAAQVAEALEAQYGVKLDKKNVKIDGAVKALGAYPLTLKLYAGVECAMTLSVEGQQ
- the rpsF gene encoding 30S ribosomal protein S6, which produces MVRSYEMMVIIDPTVEDHSVEVKAIEELVVKLGGEVAKTDVWGKRRLAYEIKKLTEGIYVVIEFKIEPDQLKELGRVLSLRPLVVRHLNVAADGK
- a CDS encoding YhdT family protein; its protein translation is MKNMDRRFRQANFEALCSIVLALSFFVWWYAFAYGLGSGDPARYRFVLGLPEWFFYSSVAGPALFCVLAWLMVKFLFKNVSLAPHEKEDAAHD
- the brnQ gene encoding branched-chain amino acid transport system II carrier protein; translation: MNSKNKEIIVMGFGLFAMFLGAGNIIFPPYIGIISGTKWPTGLLGFAVTGIGMPLLGLLATFRAGGNIDKFAGKVSLPFAKAFNFAILLCIGPLFAIPRTAATTFEVGILPLLGAFDPGSILGISWSAIAVSLIFFAVTLYFSLNPSQVLDQIGTYFTPFLILMLGFIIVKGILVPIGKPAAPVVDNAFALGFTEGYQTMDALASMAFASIIMADIMGHGHGNTKEGLSMAVKVALVSMLGFLFVYGGLVYLGASGGESFANTKDGHTAITVRLVDAIAGDTGRYALASAMTFACLTTAIGLTTAVAGYFEKLLDKRLSYRGLVWIIVTASAVLSVYGVRHIISLSVPVLYALYPVAIVLILLNLFDRGITPGVYRGAVVGAFLIGILYGLQHVSTVADQAKNMLAAIPLGQEGFAWIFTSALGGIAGAAWTRRRRKNAAPEK
- a CDS encoding PLP-dependent aminotransferase family protein; amino-acid sequence: MTFDVKKQFSAAALGIRPSPIRDMFHLLRQPGMISFAGGMPAPEVFPVEEFYAGASVLREQGRDVLQYGTTEGYPPLLDFLRARMAPRLGRAVSRDEILVTSGSSQVCDLLIRATVDRGDYVVTEEPTFLGNSLNMYNQGAKFITVPCDGDGMMVDLLPEKLDRALADGHKVRFVYTIPNFHNPSGVTLSLGRRQKLVEIAHRYGLIIMEDDPYGSVRFEGEDLPTLCSLDGEGCVLYAGSFSKILAPGTRVGWCVGPAELIRTLAVFKQGADTSTSGVSQALVYKYCASGALDANLPKIVDNYRRKRDLMEAALRKYLPPGEAEWVTPHGGFFYWITTPRIDGRELFERAIARKVAFVVGGPFFPNGGGEHSFRMCFTFATPEQTDAGVKALGEAMRELLPAASR